One genomic window of Caenorhabditis elegans chromosome I includes the following:
- the clec-104 gene encoding C-type lectin domain-containing protein (Confirmed by transcript evidence): MRSILLLLLAASIASAIFAPGASGGFGGGGFGSRSSSSSSEEGRGHHGHGHGHHHGRPPRPRPPRPPVSREPECPSDWLSFDRPQGVWCVKVFYESLTQPIAESRCQAQGATLSGYQNANERMQVSYAARTLTNQNGGGLAEVWVGAYRKARCPNKPSCTPLDTFEWTDGHTTGTDGFHYPGTEPNGYVNEHGQQYCMEMHIHPSSDTEAARYGYHQGDLDDMLCVVPVRLYACGKVPEQV; encoded by the exons ATGAGATCCATCCTGCTACTCCTACTGGCGGCATCCATAGCTTCAGCTATCTTTGCTCCTGGAGCCAGCGGAGGTTTTGGAGGTGGAGGTTTTGGGTCacgatcatcatcatcatcatcagaagAGGGACGAGGACATCACGGTCACGGCCACGGCCACCATCATGGAAGACCCCCACGGCCACGTCCACCACGTCCGCCAGTATCAAGAGAACCCGAATGTCCAAGTGATTGGTTGTCGTTTGACAGACCTCAGGGAGTCTGGTGTGTCAAG GTCTTCTATGAATCACTCACTCAGCCCATCGCCGAGAGTAGGTGCCAGGCACAAGGGGCCACATTGTCCGGATACCAGAATGCCAATGAGCGAATGCAAGTTTCAT ACGCTGCTCGTACACTTACAAACCAGAATGGAGGTGGCTTAGCCGAAGTTTGGGTTGGAGCCTATAGAAAAGCTAGATGTCCAAATAAACCTTCATGTACCCCTCTTGACACTTTCGAATGGACTGATGGACATACAACTGGTACTGATGGATTCCATTATCCGGGTACCGAGCCAAATGGATATGTCAACGAACATGG ACAACAATATTGTATGGAAATGCATATTCACCCGAGCTCTGACACTGAAGCGGCTCGCTACGGATATCATCAAGGAGATTTGGATGATATGCTTTGTGTTGTACCGGTCAGACTCTATGCATGTGGAAAAGTACCCGAACAAGTATGA
- the Y18D10A.11 gene encoding Dynein regulatory complex subunit 4 (Confirmed by transcript evidence) has product MESSSRIEIATLKDELLDELKRRVAEKTAQNVKLQQDAEEISKKLDAALSPRKDRITQLESRLEVVQQAAKAQQKRWEGELASSRAQNEQLSEEKSQLQKENEELLLVLLRTEGIVDANKSLSEQLANAQDAEVSMTTLKETVAKLEEENNVLQATWAEERSGLVNELIDTKEKLAKSAQAQTELDESHRDIMTAVPVAKRTAMDEMFPELDPAIRQLVHLIGQNENYMYAAAGLALYALLIHLYILL; this is encoded by the exons ATGGAATCCTCATCACGAATCGAGATTGCTACCTTGAAAGACGAGCTTCTCGACGAACTCAAGCGGCGGGTCGCTGAGAAAACTGCCCAAAATGTCAAACTTCAGCAGGATGCGGAAGAAATCTCGAAGAAACTCGATGCGGCGTTGTCACCGAGAAAGGACAG aataacTCAACTGGAATCTCGCCTCGAAGTTGTGCAACAAGCTGCCAAAGCTCAACAGAAGCGGTGGGAAGGGGAGCTCGCTTCATCGAGAGCTCAAAATGAGCAACTATCCGAAGAGAAAAGTCAGCTGCAGAAGGA gaatgaGGAGCTTCTACTGGTATTGCTGCGTACCGAGGGAATCGTCGACGCCAACAAATCACTCAGTGAGCAGCTGGCGAATGCACAAGACGCGGAGGTGTCGATGACTACTTTGAAAGAGAC AGTTGCCAAGCTGGAAGAGGAGAACAACGTCCTTCAAGCCACGTGGGCCGAGGAGCGATCTGGACTCGTCAACGAGCTCATCGACACCAAGGAAAAGCTGGCGAAGTCGGCTCAGGCTCAAACCGAGCTCGACGAGAGCCACAGAGATATCATGACTGCAGTGCCAGTTGCGAAGCGCACGGCAATG GACGAAATGTTCCCGGAACTGGACCCAGCCATTCGCCAACTCGTTCATCTCATCGGCCAGAACGAGAACTACATGTATGCGGCCGCCGGACTCGCCTTATATGCACTTCTCATCCATCTTTACATTCTTTTGTAA
- the clec-105 gene encoding C-type lectin domain-containing protein (Partially confirmed by transcript evidence), which translates to MTFERPQGRWCAKVFFGGKSWDAAEAQCKSLGATLTGLQNNNERLQIATTARALTNQNGGGFSEVWLGARRRARCPVRSSCSDLDAFEWLDGHTTGTDGMHWGGPGPDGWVNPPYGVQSCMGMYIHPWSDTAQASVRSFIHADLDDLHCYWPMNYACGKLPT; encoded by the exons ATGACTTTTGAGAGACCACAGGGAAGATGGTGTGCAAAA GTGTTCTTCGGAGGTAAAAGCTGGGATGCTGCAGAGGCGCAGTGCAAATCGCTCGGAGCCACATTGACCGGCCTACAAAACAACAATGAACGACTTCAAATTGCTA CTACCGCCCGTGCTCTAACCAACCAAAACGGTGGTGGCTTCTCCGAAGTATGGCTCGGAGCAAGACGAAGAGCACGGTGTCCAGTGCGATCCTCTTGCTCGGATCTTGACGCATTCGAATGGCTTGATGGGCATACAACTGGAACTGATGGCATGCATTGGGGTGGTCCTGGACCTGATGGTTGGGTTAATCCGCCTTATGg AGTGCAAAGCTGTATGGGAATGTACATTCATCCGTGGTCAGACACAGCTCAGGCATCAGTTCGTTCGTTTATTCACGCTGATCTTGACGATTTGCATTGCTATTGGCCGATGAATTACGCTTGTGGAAAGCTTCCAACATAA
- the clec-106 gene encoding C-type lectin domain-containing protein (Confirmed by transcript evidence), whose translation MKLLLLLFLLGFTFAIFINGGRSRGGYKSYSSFSSSSSSEEDYHHGRPPHSPRPPRPQPVQPRPECESGWTSYNRPQGTSCIKVFYASTSQSTAESLCRSIGAALTGYQNSNERMQVSYAFRDIINQNGGGTAEVWVGGRRKAQCPNRNACAPLDTFEWIDGHTTGTDGFHWANTEPNANNGPYCLQMIIHPTSDTAGAKYGYHHGEMDGVNCGDGIGRAYACGKVPQ comes from the exons ATGAAGCTTCTCCTCTTGCTATTTCTCCTAGGCTTTACCTTCGCTATTTTCATCAATGGCGGCCGGAGTCGTGGAGGTTATAAGTCATACTCCTCGTTTTCCTCATCATCGTCCTCCGAGGAAGATTACCATCACGGAAGACCACCACATTCCCCACGCCCACCTCGTCCACAACCAGTGCAGCCTCGCCCAGAATGTGAAAGTGGCTGGACATCATACAATAGGCCGCAGGGGACATCGTGCATCAAG GTCTTCTACGCCTCAACATCTCAAAGTACAGCTGAATCGCTCTGCAGATCGATAGGCGCTGCATTGACCGGATATCAAAATTCGAACGAGAGAATGCAGGTTTCAT ATGCCTTCCGCGATATCATAAACCAAAACGGAGGAGGAACAGCCGAGGTATGGGTTGGCGGAAGAAGAAAAGCTCAGTGCCCGAATCGTAACGCCTGTGCCCCACTGGACACTTTTGAATGGATCGATGGACACACAACTGGAACGGATGGGTTCCATTGGGCAAATACTGAGCCGAATGCGAATAATGGGCCGTATTGTTTGCAAATGATAATTCATCCGACTTCCGACACGGCTGGCGCGAAATATGGCTATCATCACGGAGAGATGGATGGTGTTAATTGTGGGGATGGGATTGGAAGGGCGTATGCTTGTGGAAAAGTCCCACAGTAA
- the Y18D10A.23 gene encoding Amino acid transporter transmembrane domain-containing protein (Confirmed by transcript evidence) yields the protein MGSKKVYTVNSGGKLPHKVSENSTVSTDSSSTYHNSHGISWLMAAVFIVGDMMGAGMISLPLALGRSGLIAGCVLILLASIFSGYTGIQLGENWEMMQIRWPKYRTHCRRPYPEMAYRALGNWARQVVAVCLVVSQFLIACVLLLISAENFTNLLNTFFHLHLDFCVFIVAIALVLWPFSLLQSPMDFWQLAVISAVSSTIAAGLIVFGASWDMTSCVPYRQMPSLEAKQFTLAYGTIVFAFGGHGAFPTIQHDMAMPHQFNKSVISSYILITLVYLAVSITGLIAYGDSMIDTVIPSIQLTWVAQTINILITAHILPTIIIVLSPLSQQVEEWIKIPNQFGCRRVLVRTFILFLVMFTALSVLKLGLFLDLVGATTITLMTMLLPSIFWLFMQASAKKREDGLKAGTIQQNSPDVETATLADVWYYTPKLLLAFNCISLTFGLLGGLTSAFSAIEALIISEQVAPCYVNWFRDGFKSTREGGSLHCCGAFKNISVYGDQCAA from the exons atggGTAGCAAGAAGGTCTATACGGTGAATTCTGGTGGAAAACTCCCGCACAAGGTTTCCGAAAATTCTACAGTTTCCACGGACTCTTCTAGTACA TACCACAACTCGCATGGAATCTCATGGCTTATGGCAGCCGTGTTCATTGTTGGAGACATGATGGGCGCTGGTATGATCTCTCTTCCATTGGCGCTCGGAAGATCCGGCCTGATAGCCGGATGTGTTCTCATCCTGCTAGCCTCAATTTTTTCGGGATACACTGGAATTCAGCTTGGAGAGAATTGGGAAATGATGCAG aTCCGCTGGCCAAAATACCGTACCCATTGTCGACGGCCGTATCCAGAGATGGCTTACAGGGCGTTGGGTAACTGGGCTCGGCAGGTGGTAGCCGTGTGTCTTGTGGTCTCCCAATTCCTCATCGCCTGTGTTCTTCTATTGATCTCTGCGGAGAACTTCACAAATCTCCTGAACACCTTCTTCCATCTCCATCTAGATTTTTGCGTCTTCATCGTGGCAATCGCGTTGGTGCTCTGGCCATTCAGTCTGCTTCAGAGCCCAATGGACTTCTGGCAGTTGGCTGTCATCTCTGCAGTTTCTAGTACTATTGCAGCAGGGCTCATTGTGTTCGGAGCATCTTGGGATATGACATCATGCGTCCCGTACCGTCAGATGCCATCCTTAGAGGCCAAGCAATTCACGTTGGCGTATGGAACAATTGTATTCGCGTTTGGAGGTCATGGTGCATTCCCAACAATTCAACATGACATGGCTATGCCACATCAATTCAACAAATCTGTAATTTCCAGTTACATTC TGATCACCCTCGTATATCTCGCCGTCTCAATCACCGGCCTAATTGCCTACGGAGACAGTATGATTGATACCGTAATCCCGTCTATCCAGCTAACTTGGGTCGCTCAGACCATTAATATCCTAATCACTGCTCATATCTTGCCTACTATCATTATTGTGCTATCACCATTATCTCAACAAGTGGAGGAGTGGATCAAGATTCCAAATC AATTCGGATGCCGCCGCGTCCTTGTCCGCACCTTCATCCTCTTCCTCGTCATGTTCACCGCACTCTCTGTCCTTAAGCTCGGCCTCTTCCTGGATCTAGTCGGTGCCACCACCATCACCCTCATGACTATGCTTCTACCGAGCATCTTCTGGCTCTTTATGCAAGCTTCTGCCAAGAAACGTGAAGACGGTCTGAAAGCAGGCACCATCCAACAGAATAGTCCCGATGTGGAGACTGCCACGCTGGCTGA cGTTTGGTACTACACGCCAAAGTTGTTGCTGGCATTCAATTGCATTTCTCTGA cattCGGCTTATTAGGAGGCCTAACATCTGCCTTCTCGGCCATTGAAGCACTCATCATCTCAGAGCAGGTTGCTCCATGCTACGTGAATTGGTTCAGAGACGGGTTCAAGAGCACGAGGGAGGGTGGATCGTTGCATTGTTGCGGAGCATTCAAGAATATCAGTGTCTATGGAGATCAGTGTGCTGCATAA